A stretch of Planococcus citri chromosome 5, ihPlaCitr1.1, whole genome shotgun sequence DNA encodes these proteins:
- the LOC135849231 gene encoding ras-responsive element-binding protein 1-like: MFSHNTSKLLNQRPQINFSYHISPDVTIEFLKQKPHDDVEDEIQSEEDEDFDYFNPLVYCAITMDEEDEPPHMGDLNAPKAPSKVPDTSVKSKKPSKSNENSSFVCNSADTTSSDTGVKKKRFSCHICSKTFGWTTDLKRHILIHTGERPFKCTMCFATFTRNFLLQKHKTKIHQCLSPNEISQLNNNVAKNLMEIKLKMREIENAKDGEDENSEKRNKTNNKKQKTE; encoded by the coding sequence ATGTTCTCGCATAACACCTCGAAATTACTCAACCAACGTCCTCAGATCAACTTCAGCTACCACATTTCTCCAGACGTAACGATCGAATTCCTCAAACAGAAACCTCACGACGACGTAGAAGACGAAATCCAATCCGAGGAAGATGAAGATTTCGATTACTTCAATCCTCTGGTATATTGCGCCATTACAATGGACGAAGAAGACGAGCCACCCCATATGGGCGACCTGAACGCCCCAAAAGCTCCCTCCAAAGTCCCAGACACATCTGTAAAGTCCAAAAAACCATCGAAGAGTAATGAAAACTCATCGTTCGTCTGTAACAGCGCAGATACTACCTCGTCAGATACCGGTGTGAAAAAGAAACGATTCTCGTGCCATATATGTTCCAAGACTTTCGGCTGGACTACAGATTTGAAACGTCATATTTTAATCCATACTGGCGAACGTCCTTTCAAATGTACAATGTGTTTTGCAACCTTCACTCGTAACTTCTTGCTGCAAAAGCATAAGACAAAAATCCATCAGTGTTTGTCTCCCAACGAGATATCGCAATTGAACAATAACGTCGCCAAGAACCTGATGGAGATCAAGCTGAAAATGCGAGAGATCGAGAACGCCAAAGATGGCGAGGATGAGAATTCCGAAAAACGTAATAAAACCAATAACAAGAAACAGAAAACCGagtaa